In the Novosphingobium sp. 9 genome, one interval contains:
- the ppa gene encoding inorganic diphosphatase, producing the protein MRIDMIPVGKNPPESLNVIIEVPAGGEPVKYEFDKASGALFVDRILHTPMRYPANYGFVPHTLSPDGDPLDALVVARSPFVPGSVVRVRPIAVLNLEDEHGGDEKLVCVPDTSTFPYYSDVQEKHDLPEIVFAQIEHFFTHYKDLEKEKWVRVGTWGDAAEARKIVVEAIERYEADAKTEA; encoded by the coding sequence ATGCGTATCGACATGATCCCCGTCGGCAAGAACCCGCCGGAGAGCCTGAACGTCATCATCGAGGTTCCCGCCGGTGGCGAACCCGTCAAGTACGAGTTCGACAAGGCTTCGGGCGCGCTGTTCGTCGACCGCATCCTGCACACGCCGATGCGTTACCCCGCGAACTACGGTTTCGTGCCGCACACGCTCTCGCCCGATGGCGACCCGCTTGACGCGCTGGTCGTGGCCCGCTCGCCCTTCGTTCCGGGCAGCGTCGTGCGCGTGCGCCCGATTGCGGTGCTGAACCTGGAAGACGAGCACGGCGGCGACGAGAAGCTGGTCTGCGTGCCCGACACGTCGACGTTTCCGTACTACAGCGACGTCCAGGAAAAGCACGATCTGCCCGAGATCGTCTTCGCCCAGATCGAGCACTTCTTCACCCACTACAAGGATCTGGAGAAGGAAAAGTGGGTCCGCGTCGGCACCTGGGGCGATGCCGCAGAAGCCCGCAAGATCGTCGTCGAAGCGATCGAGCGCTACGAAGCGGACGCCAAGACGGAAGCCTGA
- a CDS encoding NAD-dependent succinate-semialdehyde dehydrogenase: MAYTRYLRQQAYINGVWCDADGGATLDVTDPGSGAVIGTVPKMGAGETRRAIDAAQAALPGWRAKTAGERAKLMRRLFDLMIAAQDDLGELLSREQGKPLAEGKGEIAYGASFIEWFAEEGKRAYGEVIPGHAADRRIVTLRQGVGVVGAITPWNFPNAMIARKLGPALAAGCTIVIKPASATPFSALAIAALCEEAGIPAGVVNVVTGSAGAIGGELTGNPKVAKITFTGSTEIGRELLAQSAQTIKKCSMELGGNAPFLVFDDADVDAAVEGAMISKFRNAGQTCVCTNRFYVQDGVYDEFAQKLAARVKALKVGYALEQGSEIGPLIDAKAVEKVEEHLADATSGGAKVLAGGERSPLGGTYFTPTVVSDVTPQMKLAREETFGPLAGLIRFTEEAEGVRLANDTEFGLASYFYARDLSRVWRVAEALEAGMVGINTGLISTEVAPFGGVKQSGLGREGSRHGLEDYMEIKYLCMGISAG, translated from the coding sequence ATGGCCTATACCCGCTACTTGCGCCAGCAAGCCTACATCAATGGTGTGTGGTGCGACGCGGATGGCGGCGCCACGCTCGACGTCACCGATCCGGGCAGCGGCGCAGTGATCGGCACCGTCCCGAAGATGGGCGCCGGGGAAACCCGCCGCGCAATAGATGCCGCGCAGGCCGCGCTCCCCGGCTGGCGCGCGAAGACCGCAGGTGAGCGCGCGAAGCTGATGCGCCGCCTGTTCGACCTGATGATCGCCGCGCAGGACGATCTGGGCGAGTTGCTCAGCCGCGAACAGGGCAAGCCGCTGGCCGAAGGCAAGGGTGAGATCGCCTATGGCGCCAGTTTCATCGAATGGTTCGCCGAAGAGGGCAAGCGCGCCTATGGCGAGGTGATCCCCGGCCATGCCGCAGACCGCCGCATCGTCACCCTGCGACAGGGCGTGGGCGTGGTCGGCGCGATCACGCCGTGGAATTTCCCTAATGCGATGATCGCCCGCAAGCTCGGTCCGGCGCTGGCGGCAGGCTGCACCATCGTCATCAAGCCCGCCTCGGCAACGCCCTTCTCCGCGCTGGCCATCGCGGCCTTGTGCGAGGAGGCCGGAATTCCGGCGGGCGTCGTCAATGTCGTGACCGGCAGCGCAGGCGCCATCGGCGGGGAACTGACCGGCAATCCCAAGGTCGCCAAGATCACCTTCACCGGATCGACCGAGATCGGCCGCGAGCTGCTGGCTCAGTCCGCCCAGACGATCAAGAAATGCTCGATGGAACTGGGCGGCAATGCGCCGTTCCTGGTGTTCGACGATGCCGACGTGGATGCCGCCGTCGAAGGTGCGATGATCTCGAAGTTCCGCAATGCCGGGCAGACCTGCGTGTGTACCAACAGGTTCTACGTGCAGGACGGCGTCTACGACGAGTTCGCGCAGAAACTGGCGGCGCGGGTGAAGGCGCTCAAGGTCGGCTATGCGCTGGAACAGGGCAGCGAGATCGGCCCGCTGATCGATGCCAAAGCGGTCGAGAAGGTGGAGGAGCACCTTGCCGATGCGACATCCGGCGGCGCGAAGGTGCTGGCGGGCGGCGAACGCAGCCCGCTCGGCGGCACCTACTTCACGCCCACGGTGGTCAGCGACGTAACCCCGCAGATGAAGCTCGCGCGCGAGGAGACTTTCGGGCCGCTGGCAGGCCTGATCCGCTTCACCGAGGAGGCCGAGGGCGTCCGGCTGGCGAACGATACCGAGTTCGGCCTCGCCAGCTATTTCTACGCGCGCGACCTCAGCCGCGTGTGGCGCGTGGCCGAGGCGCTGGAGGCAGGCATGGTCGGCATCAATACCGGCCTCATCTCCACCGAAGTCGCCCCGTTTGGCGGCGTCAAGCAATCGGGCCTCGGCCGCGAAGGCTCCCGCCACGGACTGGAGGACTATATGGAGATCAAGTACCTGTGCATGGGCATCAGCGCGGGGTGA
- a CDS encoding sensor domain-containing diguanylate cyclase — translation MMLLTDAIAFVAAVFLMLEWRVLRERFLLDFALGFSCIAVGCTIAPMREGVSFLVGIWFANTMVPLAHYFFLRGAASFVSRPISRLWLTMLWLCAAGLLLVPAADYRDQVYSLVNAGLVAIFCLTAARLLLTPAANRERRMLGATLAAHGGFYAIKAVCAFVPGAFVDLARYQGVMVTLSLFEGVFVAVALAMSIAGVLRQRRESQAMELAEIDSLTGLFNRRGFRLRAGLALRREDGCGALLILDVDHFKSINDRFGHLAGDQHLARLGGFLRRRAPSGAIVARLGGDEFAMLVPGMDEIEAARFARELCEGFVAHAESGNSGTLSIGCAAYDDGDAEIDRLLREADISLYQAKRNGRNQSWSNGENDLPSETVVSFAAIA, via the coding sequence ATGATGTTGCTGACGGACGCGATTGCGTTCGTTGCGGCCGTGTTCCTGATGCTCGAATGGCGCGTCCTGCGTGAACGCTTTCTCCTTGATTTCGCTCTGGGTTTTTCCTGCATCGCGGTCGGCTGCACGATCGCGCCGATGCGTGAAGGTGTCTCGTTCCTGGTCGGCATCTGGTTCGCCAACACCATGGTCCCGCTGGCACACTATTTCTTCCTGCGCGGCGCGGCTTCGTTCGTTTCGCGACCGATCTCGCGCCTGTGGCTGACAATGCTGTGGCTCTGCGCGGCCGGACTTCTGCTCGTTCCGGCGGCGGATTATCGCGATCAGGTCTATTCGCTCGTCAATGCCGGGCTGGTGGCGATCTTCTGCCTGACTGCGGCCCGCCTGCTCCTGACTCCGGCTGCGAATCGCGAGCGCCGCATGCTGGGCGCTACTTTGGCGGCGCACGGCGGTTTTTACGCGATCAAGGCCGTGTGCGCCTTCGTGCCGGGCGCTTTTGTCGATCTGGCGCGCTATCAGGGCGTTATGGTGACGCTTTCGCTGTTCGAAGGGGTGTTCGTCGCGGTCGCGCTGGCGATGTCGATTGCCGGAGTGCTGCGCCAGCGCCGCGAATCGCAGGCGATGGAACTGGCGGAGATCGATTCGCTGACCGGCCTGTTCAATCGCCGCGGCTTTCGCCTTCGGGCGGGTCTGGCCTTGCGCCGGGAAGATGGTTGCGGTGCGCTTCTGATCCTCGATGTCGACCATTTCAAATCGATCAACGACCGTTTCGGACACCTCGCCGGCGACCAGCATCTCGCTCGCCTTGGCGGCTTCCTGCGCCGACGCGCCCCGTCCGGCGCCATTGTCGCAAGACTTGGCGGCGATGAGTTTGCGATGCTCGTGCCGGGTATGGACGAGATCGAGGCGGCGCGTTTCGCCCGCGAGCTGTGCGAAGGCTTTGTCGCCCACGCCGAATCCGGCAACAGCGGTACGCTGAGCATCGGTTGTGCGGCGTATGATGACGGCGATGCGGAGATCGACCGCTTGCTGCGTGAGGCCGATATCAGCCTCTATCAGGCCAAGCGTAACGGTCGTAATCAATCATGGTCGAACGGCGAGAACGATCTGCCGTCCGAAACCGTGGTGTCTTTCGCGGCTATCGCCTGA
- a CDS encoding GNAT family N-acetyltransferase, which produces MSALVMREAREADLPGIVQMLSEDQMASHREAPELPLDPAYLEAFRVLDAAPDQMLAVAEIDGRLVGTMQISFLPGLAMRGAWRGQIEAVRIDSSVRGQGLGSRMIEWAVERCRERGCLLVQLTSNLARTDAHRFYEKLGWKKSHAGFKLMLA; this is translated from the coding sequence ATGAGCGCGCTTGTCATGCGGGAAGCGCGCGAGGCGGATCTTCCAGGCATTGTCCAGATGCTCTCCGAAGACCAGATGGCCAGCCATCGCGAGGCGCCGGAACTGCCGCTCGACCCGGCCTATCTTGAAGCCTTCCGCGTGCTCGATGCCGCGCCGGATCAGATGCTGGCGGTGGCCGAGATTGATGGGCGGCTGGTCGGCACGATGCAGATCAGCTTCCTTCCCGGCCTTGCCATGCGCGGCGCCTGGCGGGGCCAGATCGAGGCGGTGCGAATCGATTCGAGCGTGCGCGGGCAGGGGCTCGGTTCGCGCATGATCGAATGGGCGGTGGAGCGCTGCCGCGAGCGCGGGTGCCTGCTGGTGCAACTGACCTCGAACCTTGCGCGCACCGATGCCCACCGCTTCTACGAGAAGCTGGGCTGGAAGAAGAGCCATGCCGGTTTCAAACTGATGCTGGCCTGA
- a CDS encoding MaoC family dehydratase, translating into MAGRYFDEWQVGDRVVHAPSRTVTETDNLLISSLTHNLQPLHLDAEAAGGSEFGRILVNSCFTFSLAVGLSVADTTLGTLVANLGFDEVRTPAPVFVGDTLTCSSEVVSLRPSKSRPGQGIVVFRHEMTNQNGVCVLLCLRSVLLKVRG; encoded by the coding sequence ATGGCAGGCCGGTATTTCGACGAATGGCAGGTGGGCGACCGCGTTGTCCATGCGCCCTCGCGCACTGTCACCGAGACGGACAACCTGCTGATCTCCTCGCTCACCCACAATCTCCAGCCGCTCCACCTTGATGCCGAGGCGGCGGGGGGCAGCGAGTTCGGGCGCATCCTCGTCAATTCGTGCTTCACCTTCAGTCTGGCTGTGGGTTTGTCGGTGGCCGACACGACGCTGGGGACGCTGGTGGCGAATCTGGGTTTCGACGAAGTGCGCACGCCCGCGCCGGTGTTCGTTGGCGATACGCTCACTTGCTCCAGCGAGGTGGTGAGCCTGCGCCCCTCGAAATCGCGGCCCGGACAGGGAATCGTCGTATTCCGGCACGAGATGACGAACCAGAACGGTGTCTGTGTCCTTCTCTGCCTGCGCTCTGTCCTCCTCAAGGTGCGCGGTTGA
- a CDS encoding carboxyl transferase domain-containing protein — protein sequence MSAPVLPTRHDPASPEALARAAHNRALAQDLRERVAKVALGGGEGARQRHVARGKLLPRQRVERLLDAGAPFLEIAQLAAGGLYDDEVPGAGVIGGIGRVSGRTCMILANDATVKGGTYFPMTVKKHLRAQAIAQENRLPCLYLVDSGGANLPHQAEVFPDRDHFGRIFFNQAQMSAQGIPQIACVMGSCTAGGAYVPAMSDETVIVREQGTIFLAGPPLVKAATGEEISAEDLGGGDLHARKSGVADHLAENDAHAISILRDIVSHLPPDPAPAVESIPAHDPLYPAHDLYGLIPEDVRAPYDVREVIARLVDGSEFHEFKALYGATLVCGFAHIHGRPVAILANNGVLFSESATKGAHFIELACQRRVPLLFLQNVSGFMVGGKYEAEGIARHGAKLVTAVATASVPKITLVIGGSFGAGNYGMCGRAYDPRFLFTWPNARISVMGGEQAASVLATVHRDAENWTPAEAEAFKAPIRTKYETEGSPYYATARLWDDGVIDPVQSRDVLGLALATCLRAPVPEHPRFGLFRM from the coding sequence GTGAGCGCGCCGGTCCTTCCCACGCGCCACGATCCCGCCTCGCCCGAGGCGCTGGCCCGCGCGGCGCATAACCGCGCGCTGGCGCAGGACTTGCGCGAGCGGGTCGCCAAGGTCGCGCTCGGCGGCGGCGAGGGCGCGCGCCAGCGCCATGTCGCGCGCGGCAAGCTGCTGCCGCGCCAGCGGGTGGAGCGCCTGCTTGATGCCGGGGCGCCGTTTCTGGAGATCGCGCAACTCGCTGCAGGCGGCCTCTATGACGACGAGGTGCCCGGCGCCGGGGTGATCGGCGGGATCGGACGCGTTTCGGGCCGAACCTGCATGATCCTTGCCAACGATGCGACGGTGAAGGGGGGCACCTATTTCCCGATGACGGTGAAGAAGCACCTGCGCGCGCAGGCGATCGCGCAGGAGAACCGTCTGCCGTGCCTCTACCTCGTCGATTCGGGCGGGGCGAACCTGCCGCATCAGGCCGAGGTGTTTCCCGACCGCGACCACTTCGGGCGGATATTCTTCAACCAGGCGCAGATGAGTGCGCAGGGCATTCCCCAGATCGCCTGCGTGATGGGCAGTTGCACGGCGGGCGGGGCTTATGTGCCGGCGATGAGCGACGAGACGGTGATCGTGCGCGAGCAAGGCACGATCTTCCTCGCAGGGCCTCCCCTGGTGAAAGCCGCGACCGGCGAGGAGATCAGCGCCGAGGATCTGGGCGGCGGCGATCTGCACGCCCGCAAGTCCGGCGTCGCCGATCACCTTGCCGAGAACGACGCCCATGCGATCAGCATCTTGCGCGATATCGTCAGCCATCTGCCGCCCGATCCTGCGCCTGCGGTGGAGAGCATCCCGGCGCACGATCCGCTCTATCCGGCACACGATCTCTATGGCCTGATTCCCGAGGACGTGCGTGCGCCCTACGATGTGCGCGAGGTGATCGCCCGGCTGGTCGATGGCTCGGAATTCCACGAGTTCAAGGCCCTGTACGGCGCGACGCTGGTCTGCGGCTTTGCGCATATCCATGGGCGCCCGGTGGCGATTCTGGCGAACAACGGCGTGCTGTTCTCCGAAAGCGCTACCAAGGGCGCGCATTTCATCGAGCTGGCCTGCCAGCGCCGGGTGCCGCTGCTGTTCCTCCAGAACGTCTCGGGCTTCATGGTCGGCGGGAAGTACGAGGCGGAAGGGATCGCCCGGCATGGCGCCAAGCTGGTGACAGCGGTGGCGACCGCGAGCGTGCCCAAGATCACGCTGGTGATCGGCGGCAGCTTCGGCGCGGGCAATTACGGCATGTGCGGGCGGGCCTACGATCCGCGCTTCCTGTTCACCTGGCCCAATGCCCGCATCTCGGTGATGGGCGGCGAGCAGGCGGCCTCGGTCCTCGCCACCGTCCACCGCGATGCCGAGAACTGGACGCCTGCCGAGGCCGAGGCTTTCAAGGCGCCGATCCGCACCAAGTACGAAACCGAGGGAAGCCCGTATTACGCGACGGCGCGGCTTTGGGATGACGGCGTGATCGATCCGGTGCAGAGCCGCGATGTGCTCGGCCTCGCGCTTGCCACCTGCCTGCGCGCGCCCGTGCCCGAACACCCCCGCTTCGGCCTGTTCAGGATGTGA
- a CDS encoding M61 family metallopeptidase, translating to MLKHIALATSLSVLALSTAAVAQDDPTRSKPMAPALPAPVPVAKDVPYAGTIGLNIDATDLDRGLYHVTETIPVAAGTGEIVLLEPSWLPGHHSPSNPVALFSDIHFQVDGKDVPWVRDTVSVNAFHIKLPAGATAVTAKFVHTSPLTSREGRITMTQEMLNLQWDKMSMYPAGYYTRGITFKPTVKFPTGWTVYTALDGFARTGDTVTWSPIDYERLVDSPIFAGKYAKSFDLGHGVKMNAVADEAKDLEISPENMQKYRNLSNEAVSLFGARHFDHYDFLLGLTDEMGGIGLEHHRSSENQMEPKAWVDWDKMDWDHNVIAHEFTHSWDGKFRRGFDLWTPDYQQPMQDSLLWVYEGQTQFWGYILAARSGVQSKQTVLDMWASAAALYSEGEPGREWRSVVDTTNDPIIAQRAPHPYRSLERSEDYYVEGALTWLEADQIIRAGTKGKKGLDDFAKAFFGVRDGDWGELTYNFDDVVKTLNGVYAYDWATFLHNHIYEPNQPAPIKGIEMAGYKLVWKDKPNSYQKGANDYRHSTDLTYSLGMAVGKDGTISSALWNGPAFKAGLVNGVQIIAVNGKAYSGDVLEDAVTAAKSGSTPIQLLIKREDAYTTVPVAYYGGLRYPWLESTTPGKENGFDRLLAARTK from the coding sequence ATGCTGAAACATATTGCGCTTGCAACCTCGCTCTCGGTCCTTGCCCTTTCCACCGCTGCGGTGGCGCAGGACGATCCCACCCGTTCGAAGCCGATGGCCCCCGCGCTGCCTGCGCCGGTTCCCGTCGCCAAGGACGTGCCCTATGCCGGTACGATCGGCCTGAACATCGATGCGACCGACCTCGATCGCGGCCTCTATCATGTGACGGAGACGATCCCGGTCGCCGCAGGCACCGGCGAGATCGTGCTGCTGGAGCCGAGCTGGTTGCCGGGCCATCACTCGCCCTCGAACCCGGTCGCGCTGTTCTCCGACATTCACTTCCAGGTCGATGGCAAGGATGTGCCGTGGGTGCGCGATACCGTTTCGGTGAATGCCTTCCACATCAAGCTGCCTGCCGGTGCCACTGCCGTCACCGCCAAGTTCGTCCACACCTCGCCGCTGACCAGCCGTGAGGGCCGCATCACCATGACGCAGGAAATGCTCAACCTGCAGTGGGACAAGATGAGCATGTACCCGGCGGGCTATTACACCCGCGGGATCACCTTCAAGCCGACTGTCAAGTTCCCCACCGGCTGGACCGTCTACACCGCGCTCGACGGTTTCGCGCGTACCGGCGACACCGTGACCTGGAGCCCGATCGACTACGAGCGTCTGGTTGATTCGCCGATCTTCGCGGGCAAGTACGCCAAGAGCTTCGATTTGGGGCACGGCGTGAAGATGAACGCCGTCGCCGACGAGGCGAAGGATCTCGAAATCTCGCCCGAGAACATGCAGAAGTATCGCAACCTGTCGAACGAGGCGGTCAGCCTGTTCGGCGCGCGCCACTTCGATCACTACGACTTCCTGCTCGGCCTGACCGACGAGATGGGCGGCATCGGGCTGGAGCATCACCGCTCCAGCGAGAACCAGATGGAGCCCAAGGCGTGGGTCGACTGGGACAAGATGGACTGGGATCACAACGTGATCGCGCACGAGTTCACCCATAGCTGGGACGGCAAGTTCCGCCGCGGTTTCGACCTGTGGACGCCGGACTACCAGCAGCCGATGCAGGACAGCCTGCTGTGGGTCTACGAAGGCCAGACTCAGTTCTGGGGCTATATCCTGGCGGCGCGTTCGGGCGTGCAGAGCAAGCAGACCGTGCTCGACATGTGGGCCTCGGCCGCTGCCCTCTATTCCGAGGGTGAGCCGGGTCGCGAATGGCGTTCGGTCGTCGATACTACCAACGATCCGATCATCGCCCAGCGCGCGCCGCATCCGTATCGCTCGCTGGAGCGCTCGGAAGACTACTACGTTGAAGGCGCGCTCACCTGGCTGGAGGCGGACCAGATCATCCGCGCCGGCACCAAGGGCAAGAAGGGCCTCGACGACTTCGCCAAGGCCTTCTTCGGTGTGCGCGATGGCGACTGGGGCGAGCTGACCTACAACTTCGACGACGTGGTCAAGACCCTGAACGGCGTTTACGCCTATGACTGGGCGACGTTCCTGCACAACCACATCTACGAGCCGAACCAGCCCGCGCCGATCAAGGGCATCGAGATGGCCGGGTACAAGCTGGTGTGGAAGGACAAGCCCAATTCCTACCAGAAGGGCGCGAACGACTATCGCCACTCGACCGACCTGACCTATTCGCTGGGCATGGCCGTGGGCAAGGACGGCACCATCAGTTCGGCGCTGTGGAACGGTCCGGCGTTCAAGGCGGGCCTCGTCAACGGCGTGCAGATCATCGCGGTGAACGGCAAGGCCTATAGCGGTGACGTGCTGGAAGACGCGGTGACGGCGGCCAAGAGCGGCTCCACGCCGATCCAGCTGCTGATCAAGCGCGAGGATGCCTATACCACGGTGCCGGTCGCCTATTACGGCGGTCTGCGCTATCCCTGGCTGGAAAGCACCACGCCGGGCAAGGAAAACGGTTTCGACCGTCTGCTGGCCGCGCGAACGAAATAA
- a CDS encoding DUF3088 domain-containing protein: MTAAPHDTLFVLDTDWADPEHGGDRRFYCKDCVTVEGLLALFPERAGNIEVVRVGWPRPRTAVVERLGEANQNLPALAFAEGGFANDIEAVLKALHTRHHFPERHP; the protein is encoded by the coding sequence ATGACTGCTGCTCCTCACGATACCCTCTTCGTCCTCGATACCGACTGGGCCGACCCGGAGCATGGTGGTGATCGTCGTTTCTACTGCAAGGATTGCGTGACGGTGGAGGGCCTGCTGGCGCTGTTCCCCGAGCGGGCGGGGAATATCGAGGTGGTGCGCGTCGGCTGGCCGCGTCCGCGCACGGCGGTGGTCGAGCGCTTGGGCGAGGCGAACCAGAACCTGCCCGCGCTGGCCTTTGCCGAGGGCGGCTTTGCCAATGACATCGAGGCGGTGTTGAAGGCGCTGCATACCCGGCACCATTTTCCGGAACGCCATCCATGA
- a CDS encoding acetyl/propionyl/methylcrotonyl-CoA carboxylase subunit alpha: MLPALLIANRGEIACRVIRTARRLGIRTVAVYSDADAQSLHVREADMAVRIGPAPARESYLNVAAILAAAKESGATAIHPGYGFLSENADFARAVTATGLVWVGAPPHAIEAMGLKDAAKRCMAEAGVPVTPGYAGEDQSEARLAEAAAQVGYPVLIKAVAGGGGKGMRRVDTAADFAQALVSCRREASAAFGNDKVLIEKYVANPRHIEVQVFGDTHGNVVHLFERDCSLQRRHQKVIEEAPAPGMDAATREALCAAAVRAARAVDYVGAGTIEFIADGSEGLRADRIWFMEMNTRLQVEHPVTEAITGVDLVEWQLRVAAGEALPKTQDQLSIDGWAMEARLYAEDPARGFLPVTGRLERFALPRAIRPSRYLDPQTGAPVELDFPGTVRIETGVEQGDAISPHYDPMIAKLVCHAPDRRAAALGLSKVCWDSVIWPLRTNATLLGSLLVLPEFMAGDVDTGFIARHIDYAAADVTPPQWLLDTVAQRLVGGGAGHIAPGFRLNAHAVSTVRFSAGAEVFEGDRQARVSYDQAHYPQLARDGDYLWATLQGTTWRFGPERHDASGGASTGSGAVLAPMPGKVVAVAVEAGQSVVAGQALLTLEAMKMEHVLTAPFDGTVEELTVTVGAQVQVEALLARVVAA, from the coding sequence ATGTTACCGGCACTGCTGATCGCCAATCGCGGCGAGATCGCCTGCCGGGTGATCCGCACCGCGCGCCGCCTCGGCATCCGCACGGTGGCGGTTTATTCCGACGCCGATGCGCAGAGCCTGCATGTACGCGAGGCGGATATGGCAGTTCGCATCGGCCCGGCCCCGGCGCGCGAATCGTACCTGAACGTCGCGGCGATTCTGGCAGCGGCGAAGGAGAGCGGGGCCACGGCGATCCACCCCGGCTACGGGTTCCTCTCCGAGAATGCCGATTTCGCCCGCGCGGTCACGGCGACAGGGCTGGTCTGGGTCGGCGCGCCGCCCCACGCGATCGAGGCGATGGGCCTCAAGGACGCCGCCAAGCGCTGCATGGCCGAGGCCGGGGTGCCGGTGACGCCGGGCTATGCCGGAGAGGACCAGAGCGAGGCACGACTGGCTGAAGCGGCGGCCCAAGTCGGCTACCCAGTGCTGATCAAGGCGGTGGCGGGCGGCGGCGGCAAGGGCATGCGCCGCGTCGATACGGCGGCGGACTTTGCCCAAGCGCTGGTCTCGTGCCGCCGCGAGGCGAGTGCCGCCTTCGGCAACGACAAGGTGCTGATCGAGAAATACGTCGCCAACCCGCGCCATATCGAGGTGCAGGTCTTCGGCGATACGCACGGCAACGTCGTCCACCTGTTCGAGCGCGACTGCTCGCTCCAGCGTCGCCATCAGAAAGTGATCGAGGAAGCCCCGGCTCCTGGCATGGATGCGGCCACGCGTGAGGCGCTCTGCGCGGCAGCGGTGCGCGCGGCCAGGGCGGTCGACTATGTCGGCGCGGGCACGATCGAGTTCATCGCCGATGGCTCCGAAGGCCTGCGCGCCGACCGCATCTGGTTCATGGAGATGAACACCCGGCTTCAGGTCGAGCACCCGGTGACAGAGGCGATCACCGGCGTCGATCTGGTCGAATGGCAATTGCGCGTCGCGGCGGGAGAAGCGCTTCCCAAGACGCAGGACCAGCTCTCTATCGACGGCTGGGCAATGGAAGCGCGGCTCTATGCCGAAGACCCGGCGCGCGGCTTCCTGCCCGTCACCGGGCGGCTGGAGCGCTTTGCCCTGCCGCGCGCAATTCGCCCTAGCCGCTATCTCGACCCGCAGACCGGCGCGCCGGTCGAACTCGATTTCCCCGGCACGGTGCGGATCGAGACCGGAGTGGAGCAGGGCGATGCGATCTCGCCGCACTACGATCCGATGATCGCCAAGCTGGTCTGCCATGCGCCAGATCGACGCGCGGCGGCGCTGGGGCTTTCCAAGGTCTGCTGGGACAGCGTGATCTGGCCGCTGCGGACCAATGCAACGCTGCTGGGATCGCTGCTCGTTCTGCCCGAGTTCATGGCGGGCGATGTCGATACCGGCTTTATCGCTCGCCACATCGACTATGCCGCTGCCGACGTGACGCCGCCGCAGTGGTTGCTCGATACGGTGGCGCAGCGGTTGGTGGGGGGCGGGGCAGGTCATATCGCCCCCGGTTTCCGGCTGAACGCGCACGCGGTCTCGACCGTGCGTTTCAGCGCGGGGGCTGAGGTGTTCGAAGGGGATAGGCAGGCACGGGTGAGCTACGATCAGGCGCACTATCCCCAGCTGGCACGGGACGGGGATTACCTGTGGGCCACGCTTCAGGGCACGACCTGGCGCTTCGGGCCGGAGCGTCACGATGCCAGCGGCGGCGCCTCGACGGGGTCGGGTGCGGTGCTGGCGCCGATGCCGGGCAAGGTCGTTGCCGTCGCGGTCGAAGCGGGGCAGAGCGTCGTGGCGGGGCAGGCCCTGCTGACGCTGGAGGCGATGAAGATGGAACATGTCCTGACGGCCCCGTTCGACGGAACGGTCGAGGAACTGACGGTCACGGTGGGTGCGCAGGTGCAGGTCGAGGCACTGCTGGCGCGGGTGGTCGCAGCATGA